Within the Vigna angularis cultivar LongXiaoDou No.4 chromosome 10, ASM1680809v1, whole genome shotgun sequence genome, the region aagtgaatgaattttcaatcactcgctcaaatttttattgaattcactaaccttttaacgtctaacgctggggcattcgacgttttatatccttttacgtcgaattataattataaacgatgtttaataattttatttatttacaaaaatgctaTCGATCATTTCTAAAGTTTGTTATTTAATGGTTGGAcgtttatacattatttttgtacTAATGATGAATCTCAATATAgcaaataaaactaaaacaaatagattaatgatttaaatataCTTAATATTACACAATGAAAAAGtgaataaactcatttggtCAAAGTTCAAATTAATAACTTAGATGAAACTACGAGGAGATATCATACATTAACATCAACGCCAAGATTATTGACTTTAGCATGTGCTTTAATCATCACATCCACTCGATTCCATGTCTCATAAATTATGACacaatcatataaaaaaaatatttttttagcatTATAATTACGTTAGCAACCATTTTGCAGAACCATGTAAAAAAAAGTATGGAATAACACCTTCGTAGACTTGGACTTATTGTAACTCAATTGGACCAACATTTGGAAGTCAAACAAAGGAAAAATTGTTCATACTTCAAGTTTAACTTAGGCATAAATTACcttataatgattttaaattgCTTTTTCAGCATTTcaattgtaaatttttaaaaaagtataatctaaaataaatcatgttattttcaatataaaaaattgtatcatACTAACATAATTTTACCataataagattaaaattatGTCATATTACATGAATTACTAACATTAAATTTGTGTCATATTGTTACAATTTCATTGTATTTAGATCATGTTAACACTGTTTAtcttaaattgtaatttttaaaaatttacaccaataattatagtttaaattgtttcaaattgataaaaaaaaacaatcttaaattgtaattttttttaaaaaataaaattgtctaGTTTCTAGCATCTATAAATAGGCTAACACTTATCTAATAAGCTTTTCAACTTTATGTATTATTCTTCATTCTTTTAAATGCTATTATTGGAATAAGGACACCATACCCTATTCTGAAGGGAATGTGTACACGTTTCATTCTACACCAAGACCAAGGGACCAAATGCTCAGAGTCTATCTTGTTCCTCTTTATTATGACTTTTTGTGTCTATAATGTTGGGGGTTTTGGGCTCATGTGTCCTCCAATTTTGAGGGCACCCCTGATATGGATAAACATTGTTAACATGTCTTTCTCAGACCCTGTCCCTCAACACTGCTACTATTATGCATACTTGGGAAATGCACCTCTTTGCATTATTGGTGTATGATTTTAATGGGTGAAAATTTCTTAACaacataataaatttgtttataagaTATAATCTACAATCATAATAcaatcattaattttaattgggTCATTTTCTCGATTGAAGAGAGGGGACAAAGCAGTGTTTGATTTTGAAGACATTCAAGGGCATGATCATTCTAGACAAATGTACAACCAACCAATGACcctacttatttttaatatgattttatttaagttttcattttttttatgatattccGTGtgatttctattatatataatttatatttgaattttagaattaaaaagtGTATGATtactattaaaaaattgtttctaCGAACTTTGAACTGATTCATGCATCTCAAAtttatgatacttttttttgtgTACTTTAGGTGACACAGCAAAAAGATATGTTGGAGAAAGAACACAATAAAAGAACATAATAAAActagaaattaatttgaaaaggCAAAGAAATAAGAAGTCATGCTTTTTAATATCTCATAGTGAGTTGAGTTGAGTAGAGTAGAGTAGATATTTTAtgtatgaaatgaaataaaaaatacatttttaattaaaaattaatttttttattatattgtttcaaaaatttaaataaattttcatagtGTTgtaatttatatgattaaaaatatttatatgctACCTGGATGGCTTCAAAAGGATACAATGtataaaatgagaaatcagTTAGGGTTTAAATTAAAAGggtcaaaattataattacatacaAGTAGAcaatatactatattatactatatgTTATAATTGAATTAGATATCCGTCAAATTGGGAAGTAAGACTTGtgaatgtataaaataaataaataagagttTTGAATAGAATGGCATGGAATCCATTTGatgaattattatattaaatttaaacaatagaATAACTTAAAACTTCATTCTACTTTATGTCATTTGATTAATCTAACGTTTTATggtaaagaaacaaaaagggtCGGATACACctaaccaaaccaaaccaaacgtAAACTTACCCAAAATAAAAACGAATGTTATGCCGACAAAGACTATAAgctgtataaaaaaattagatttctttattatatttgtttctaatttttaatttaaattgtaagATGACACAATATCAAAGAGAGTTCTGTGTACCCTTTAATTACACTCCACGTATTTATATTGATAAAGCAAACTACCATTGCTTGTATACCAAATGTCCTCACCGATGTCTTACATTTAAGGACATAATTCCCATGAGCTAAAAAAAGTTAAGGACCTATCTTTTACATGTTTAGTTCaaaaaaagaaatggaagaacCGTTCAAAATTTAAAGTGTGAATTTAAGTCTTatgtttgaataaaaatgaaaaaataaaatattaaataaaaaataatgttaattttttatgtgattgaATCAAAATCTTATTAATATTGTATCTTAGAGAAATTATAGGTTCAATTCTCTTTGTTAGCAAAATACTAATCATTAATATTTGTCAAATACATTAAATAGAGaatgatgttaattttttatgtgattaAATCTAAATCTTATTGATGTTATATCTTAgattcaacctttttctttacGTTAGcaaaatattaatcattaatatttgtCAGAAAGAAGCCAAAGAAAAAAACCTAAGATGTTTAATTGTTCATATTAATTGGACCGActttttacatgtttttggtAATTATTTTATAGAGAATTAAAAACTATGTTAGGgcttattattttgttttcatatattaatgaaataagaCAAAGAGCAGACAGGAGAATATTTCAGCCCATTAACTTGTATTATTGTCTTGTCTCCTTGGGTTGGCCCATTAACAagaatgtataaaataattccAATTTCATGGAAATCCATCATGTGGACCCCCGAAAACCCATAACCAAAGAATATGGATTATGGATTTTGAGCATGAGTAATTCATGAAAACATAAGTGCtttcttttcatattaatttaatgtttttaaagttaattactTATCATCACTTTGTTTAACAcgtattaatattattactcaaattactaatttttttttcaacttttaactAAAAGTATTGACAATgctctttttaatttattttcttaagtttcttcatttcattatttcttgtaccaaaatatttatacaagAAACATTGAAGATTAGATGGTAAAGTGCATCGGTTTATCGGCTTTAATGTGGCGCactgttaaaattttgactcaATCTGctactttattaatttttaaaaaattgcttAGTAATACATTAAATGATGTAAATGTTTTTTAAgtctttaattaaataattattgtttttaattaaataagttaaaagaattattatttttatatgttaaattaatatattataattaataactaaaatttgatttaaagtGTTAATGATTTAAGTTAATAACAACTAAAAAGGATTTATTTGTACTGCACAACACAACCACCAAGATCTCCCTTGCGTTTTtgccaaaaataataatttatttacgtGATCGCAAAAAGGATAATAATACAACCATGATTCTTTGCTATCAAAAAGTGCTATCATGTTTACTTTGTCTTTAAATTCCAATAAAATTGAGAGAACACTAAGCCAAGTGATagcaaattttaatttcatcgtTTAGATAATAAGACACCATTTTTTTAGAACATCGGTTGttcgattattttaatagtgTAAAGAGATTCTAAcaatgattttaaaattcataaaagagTTGAGATATTTTAGAATAGAGTATAAGTAATCATTATAAAATgcgtatttttttaaaatatactagttttatttatagaattaaattgagtttatgttttcttaaaataatatttaataatataataaatagaacCAGATAAAccatattatcattatttatttagttataataGATAAATATGATCTAAGTTTAAAttgtttcataataaaaatacttaaaattttttattgaattatatttttttaatatatttattgaataaaatagaaatactTCTAAAAGTAACAAtaagataaatgataataaaataccTTTATAAACCTAACATTATTATCTACTAATTGgttaataaatattacatgtataagagattttgaattaaaaatccTATATTACTTATAGGCAATTAATAAAGAATATTTGTAGTGCTTTGAAAGGATCCACTAAGTACTATCAGAGTTTTAGGTTAGTTTTGGTAATTGTTTGGATGAGTGTAAAGTGAATAGTGGAATAATCATAcctttataaaatattctttttaatcggaaaataattttttttttcaagtgctataataaataaatgttctcTAATTAAATGACATTTTTACTTTGATTTCATCTCTCCGAAACTCCTTTTTGTTAGTGTTGTGGTTTAAAGTTTAGGATTACAAATCCTAATAATTGAGGTTTTTAAACATAGGTTGGATTTATGTATTAAGAAATTACAAAATTGGCATGATGAAAGTTGAAAAGTGTTCAATGGTCATGGTTATCATTTTTTGGTGAAGGATAGAAGGAAGCATGAAAAGCAAACACAAATAAGGCCGAAGAAGTAAATTATGTTTGTGTAAATTAGGcccatttttttattcttctcatCATTACCTCTTTTCAAATTCTAAATTTTCTCTCCATTTGAGTATAGGATTTtagattttcaattttcatgtaTTTTGGATGCATTTAGCTTACTCCTGTCCCAacgataatataaatatttaaaatttataaaaaaatggaattaaagtttcttttttctttttttttacgaTAAAAATGTCTTCGAGAAAACATTCATAATAACTTCTTATCCATTTATATGTCAATATTTTACATAtctataatttcataaaatattacaaaaaaacatatatttttgtacaatattaagagttttacattataataaaagagtatttatatatttaatattttctaagaatattgatataaattattcttaaatttttttgtaagtcttaaatattttctaaaatattgatataaatattgatataaattattttctaaaaatgaaagaaataaagtttttgtaagtcttaaatattaattttaataaattcaacaaataatataaatactgGTGGCCTAGAATTGAAATTACAACACAAGACtcaatttcatttcatcatacattagatttatatttattttttatgatccactgtaaacataaaaaattactttggaaagtgattaaataattgaacatttatcataaaaacattggtataatcataatcatttattggtataattatattcatttatatttttgccttagaatatttgtaaaaattatttttttttctaataaaaacatataccataatataaaaaataatttttataattaataaattacacATCTCATGAAATGAGAATTTAAAATACACTTTTATTCTGAAAATTATTCTTAGAAAttatataatgattttaaaatatcttgtacttaaattaaatttgaaaagaaaatattaatcggtatcaaattaatttacatatcCAAATACAGCACTACCCAAACACAAGCACTCAAACTCTCATTTCCTCcaatagatataaaaataaaaagaaaaagaaatatctAAAAcgtttattacttttttttattactttaaaaagGACTAATTACCATGATAACACTTAATGAATCATTCAAAGAATTACTTGACAAAAATGATTGTTTACTTACTCATCATCATTGATCTATTCTCATGTCTCATTATGtctataattataatcaaatgTATATTGAAAgctacttttattataaattctcattgtataaaacaaaatttgtcATGAGTAGTTACCAAACTAAATACTAACTACTAAAAGGTACTAACTTCAAAGGGATAAAAACATACGCATTAAACAAAAAGTAATCTTCAACTGAAGTTCTAAACTGTCAACAACGTAAATTACTAGGAACTGAATCCGTCATCTACCAAGTCATTTCATGAAACAAAAGTTGCTCTTCAAaatgtcatcatcatcatcatcttgaAGCTCTTAACTTATTCCACAGTTCATTGACAGATGGACCAATCCAGTAAAAGCAACACTGCAGCCACACTTGCTTCTTCAGTCTCATGAAAAATGTTCTCACTTTGTTTTAGAACAAATAGCCCTCTTGGCAAAAGATGGCAAACAGAAAGCCGCAGAATGAAGCTGAAGTGAAAAACGCAGACAAAATATAACAGTTCAGTAAGaagatgagaaaaataaattcgTAGTTGAAGTGAAAGGGTTGGAGCACAAACCTCAGAGTTGTAAAATTTCAATGGTCTAGTTTGACTATCATCCTCATCTATAGAATACACTGGATTCTTGAAGTCCACAGTAGGACCCTCAGTTGAACAAAGCATAAAACCAATCATCCCACTGAAATGGAAAAAAATCAAAGCAACATCAATAAGGACAATTATAAGGGTATGTTTGTTTTGAAGAGTGTCAAGCAAATGGGAAAATAGataacaaaattttgaagcAGCATGCATACCTCGGGTATGTAGGAACAGTGGTCCATGCATAGTTGACAGAACCTTTGAATATCTGACGACAATTGGCCACAATGCCCTCAATGATATCCATATGAAGCCATATACTTTCTGCTTGAGTACACACAACTCCTCCTGGACGAAGAGCCCTTGCAACCGATGCGAAAAACGGCTTTTCAAACAGTTCTTGAGCAGGAccttaaacattttaaatataatctcAATTAGAAACATATTCATTAACTGTAAAAGACCAGGAATGTTCAAAGAAATTACAGTATACCCTACCAATAGGGTCGGATGAATCCACTATAACTGCATCATAAGTTCCTTCTTCAACAGCCTTCAAATATGCAACTCCTAGATCATAGAGACAAACCATCTCAAGAAAAGTTATCTTCAACAGTAAAGTAGTTCAGGAACATAAAAACTATGGAGAATAGCTAATCATACCATCACCAATATTAAGTGTCACACGTGGATCCTCGAAACCTACAGCTACATCTGGAAAAAATTGTTTGGAGACCTACAAAGTGTAACAACTTCAATTGTGATATTTAGCTCATATTGCTAATAGAGGTTATTATACATTTAGCTTAAGAAGATCAGGGGAAAAGTATGACAATAACCAATATACTTAAGCAGAAAACCCCTCTCTCAAGTTACAAGAATTAGAAAAGAGCAAGAGAAGCAGATTATATGCAGGATTATCTGCTACTAAAAATGTTCTGCTTTGATTAGAGGTTGGAAATAATAGTTCTGTGGCTATTACTTACCTCAACAACCATCTTGTCTATTTCGCAAATGTCTATCTTCTCTACTGAGGAATAGCGTGCTATTTCACGCAGGACTCCACCATCTCCTCCACCAATAACCAAAATCTAGCAGAAAAAAAGAAGCAAGGAAAAGAACAATTAATTTCAAACATACATTACACAGAAAGTTATCCAAACATTATATTCCAGAAAAAAGATCATAGCTTATGGTTCAAGAAATATCTCAAATGCCTTACTCCACGAGTATGATTCTTCCTACTCTCATCAACACATACCATTCTGTACATTTCTAATCAAATGTAAACTCAACAACCAAATACATAAATGCAGACAGTGATATGCTAAATATACACCAGCAGTGCAGCCTAAGTCAGCATGATGATGGGCACATCAACAATCTGAGTAAACAAATCAATATgaacattttgtttttcacaAATTCTTCTAACAAACCCCTGCCCTCCCCACTGTCTAAACGTTTACATTCAATGACTAAAAGCTACACACTTCCTCACAATTGTCctgaaaatattttgttaaactaaacaaaattatcaaaGCAGTCATACTCTAAATTACCTTTTTGGGGTTTGGAATAGAGCAAAGAGGAAGATGTGTTATCATCTCTTGGTAGGCACACTCATCCCTCTCTGTAAGCTGAATGACACCATCAAGAACAAGAACCTTGCCATATGTGGACGACTGCAAAAAAGATCATAGAATGcatcattaaataaaacaaagaccACAAAAAGGGGGcagaaacaataaaattatcaaatttaacCGAAAGTACATATTCACCTGGAAGACCATGACATTCTGATAGTCAGACTTCCCTTCAAACAGAACCTTTTCCACCTTCAAAGAATGCGCCTCCCCTGCAAATTAAAATCAGATTCCATCTCACGTGTGTTATTACAAAACAGCAGCACAAACATTCAtcataacaacaacaacaacaacaacaacaacatcaacaacaacaacttgAAGATGTGCTTCTGTTACGGACATGACATCATATGCATCCTTTTAACCAAGATATGCGCACTTCTCattgatttaaaaaacaaaGTCTCCCTCCtcataaaatcagaaaaaataTTTAGCGACATAACAAAAGAAccgaaaaacaaaaacatagtCTAGAACCTACCCAATAAAACCAAACccggaaaaaagaaaaacactagaGGACACAGATTCGAAAACACTCTATAGTCCGTTATAGGACAACCCTCTTGGAACAATCGAAACAACGATTCAACAAAAGCAACTATTTCATACCCAGTAAGCAATTAAAGAGGGGGTCGATGAAAAGTCTTGAAATTGaaggttgagagagagagaggggaaGGAAAAGTGAGGGTTTTTACTGACCAGGCCACATTGGGCTGATTTCAGAGAACCAACCAGGAATAACCGCAGAGATACCAGAGTGTTGAGAGTGATTGGGGAGCGTTGAAAGGGTGTCGGGAACGCCATTCTCTCCGCCgtcttgttcttcttctctgGGTCTCTTGACGGGTAACTCTGAAACCTGAACGACGTTGTTGTTGTTCTCCGCAGCCATGTTCTTCTTTGAAGTGAGTAGGGAACGCACGAACTAGTGTTGCCCTCTTCTACTCCTTATATAGGTGTTATGGAGATGAATGATTAAATAAAAGGTGGTAACTTTAGagataaatgataaaataaaaaagtagtaACTTTggagataaaaacaaataaaaactaatttaataatatcatataatgtaaattagtcaaattaagtttttaaatttgtttttttccaTGTTAGGTGAGAAAACCTAATCTTCGACCGACACAATCTTGCTCCTTCTCTCTCTTATGccctatttttaattaaagtaattaacTTACGAAACATACTTTATTTGAATTGTTggtaatattttttcatttgattttgcAGATGAAAGATGAAGTTTGTAAATTGAGAGAGGTatttgatttagaaaataaattcaaacaagaaaaaatattacttggaaagaaaatattaaatcaaatctAATTAATTGGATTAGTTACTTGAAATTGGAGTTACTTTTAGATTGAACGTTATAATGttatgaattataaattaacaccattaaagtaattaaaatatgtaaatattcgtaaatacttataaatatttaaaaatatatattttataaatttttaaaataaaattataaaacaaaatacaaaatataatataaattaaaatttaattttaattaaatttaatctaataaaatataaattaattttaattcttttaataaaaaagactCGTAcctatttaatttataaataatattaaaatatccacAGTCTATTCTTGCTCCAGAAGTATCAATTATTAACTGCCAAATATTCACAATACAAATATTGTTATGATCCtatataattttagtatatCACTtgatctaataataataaaagtaatatatatatatatatatatatatatatatatatatatatatatatatatatataatgaactCAAAGTAAAGTATGtcaaattctctttttaagaaattataggagtgttttattttaattaaattagatcCAACAAGTATTATcactactatttttttatagaatagACCTAGCT harbors:
- the LOC108335037 gene encoding spermidine synthase 1 — translated: MAAENNNNVVQVSELPVKRPREEEQDGGENGVPDTLSTLPNHSQHSGISAVIPGWFSEISPMWPGEAHSLKVEKVLFEGKSDYQNVMVFQSSTYGKVLVLDGVIQLTERDECAYQEMITHLPLCSIPNPKKILVIGGGDGGVLREIARYSSVEKIDICEIDKMVVEVSKQFFPDVAVGFEDPRVTLNIGDGVAYLKAVEEGTYDAVIVDSSDPIGPAQELFEKPFFASVARALRPGGVVCTQAESIWLHMDIIEGIVANCRQIFKGSVNYAWTTVPTYPSGMIGFMLCSTEGPTVDFKNPVYSIDEDDSQTRPLKFYNSELHSAAFCLPSFAKRAICSKTK